One Streptomyces lincolnensis genomic region harbors:
- a CDS encoding RidA family protein: MERTAVNPVAWSTELGFNQGEVVSGHTRTLYCSGQTATDGDGKPRHDGDMAAQLALSLDNLEAVLGGAGMSLANLVRLNVYTTDVDLLFPHYGVLASRLGAAGVAPATTMLGVTRLAIPGQLVELEGTAVA; encoded by the coding sequence GTGGAACGAACGGCGGTCAACCCGGTGGCGTGGTCGACGGAGTTGGGGTTCAACCAGGGGGAGGTCGTCTCCGGGCACACCCGCACCCTGTACTGCTCCGGGCAGACCGCGACGGACGGCGACGGCAAGCCCCGGCACGACGGTGACATGGCCGCTCAGTTGGCGCTGAGCCTCGACAATCTGGAGGCCGTGCTCGGCGGGGCCGGCATGTCCCTCGCGAACCTCGTCCGGCTCAACGTCTACACCACCGACGTCGATCTGCTGTTCCCGCACTACGGCGTGCTGGCGTCGCGGTTGGGAGCCGCCGGGGTGGCACCGGCCACCACGATGCTCGGGGTGACACGACTGGCGATCCCCGGCCAGTTGGTCGAGCTGGAGGGGACCGCCGTCGCGTGA
- a CDS encoding helix-turn-helix transcriptional regulator has product MRADRLVSLVLLLRQRGRLTADTLARELEVSTRTVLRDIEALSAAGVPVYAERGRHGGFALLPGFRTELTGLNHEEALALLTAGSGRGEQAFGLGSALASAMRKVVDALPEGHRDTASDAARRLLVEPETDLLSRRPVTEEVPDTTMIVIRRAVLAGHRLRLHYEATGQTPQWRTVDPIGLVTVRDRGYLLATRSGADRTYRLSRVQAAEELPEPAQRPDRVDLDRAWRERCARFLAGGHIAVQVRVRPERREDLLNSAVAVRAAEPDADGWLRLEATFQDLRHAEWAMWQLGTDAEALTPESLRSRLRDRAAAMAGLYGASSEEV; this is encoded by the coding sequence ATGCGCGCCGATCGGCTGGTCTCGCTCGTGCTGCTGCTGCGTCAGCGGGGTCGGCTGACCGCGGACACGCTGGCCCGTGAGCTGGAGGTGTCCACCCGTACCGTGCTGCGCGACATCGAGGCGCTGTCCGCGGCGGGCGTTCCGGTCTACGCCGAACGCGGCCGGCACGGCGGGTTCGCGTTGCTGCCCGGCTTCCGCACCGAGCTCACCGGGCTGAACCACGAGGAGGCCCTCGCCCTGCTGACCGCCGGATCGGGGCGCGGCGAGCAGGCGTTCGGCCTCGGCTCGGCGCTTGCCTCGGCCATGCGCAAGGTGGTCGACGCGCTGCCCGAGGGCCATCGGGACACGGCGAGCGACGCGGCCCGGCGACTCCTCGTCGAGCCGGAGACCGATCTGCTCTCCCGCCGGCCGGTCACCGAGGAGGTGCCCGACACGACGATGATCGTGATCCGGCGCGCGGTGCTCGCCGGACACCGGCTGCGCCTCCACTACGAGGCCACGGGCCAGACACCGCAGTGGCGCACGGTGGACCCGATCGGCCTGGTCACGGTGCGCGACCGGGGCTACCTGCTGGCCACGAGATCCGGTGCGGACCGCACCTACCGGCTGTCGCGGGTGCAGGCCGCCGAGGAACTCCCCGAACCGGCACAGCGACCGGACCGGGTCGATCTGGACCGGGCCTGGCGAGAACGCTGCGCGCGGTTCCTGGCCGGCGGCCATATCGCCGTACAGGTACGGGTGAGACCGGAGCGGCGGGAGGACCTGTTGAACTCCGCGGTGGCCGTCCGCGCGGCGGAACCCGACGCGGACGGCTGGCTGCGGCTGGAGGCGACGTTCCAGGATCTGCGCCACGCGGAATGGGCCATGTGGCAGCTCGGCACGGACGCGGAGGCCCTGACCCCGGAGTCGTTGCGCAGCCGCCTGCGCGACCGTGCCGCCGCGATGGCCGGCCTCTATGGAGCCTCGTCCGAAGAGGTTTGA
- a CDS encoding sulfite exporter TauE/SafE family protein, which yields MNTMTLWHITGWEFAALALAALLVGFSKTAVSGANTVSLAIFAAVLPARASTGVLLPVLIAGDVLAVLTYRRHAHWPTLWRLFPAVAVGVLAGTLFLVWADDEIVRTSIGAILLLMAGVTVWRRRTAEAEEEPDSVVTRAGRVKARSYGVLGGFTTMVANAGGPVMSMYLLSAGFRKLGFLGTSAFFFLIVNVSKVPFSVGLGLIDGRSLLLDAALVAFVVPGALLGKWAVNRINQKLFEQLVIAATIIGGLQLLLR from the coding sequence ATGAACACGATGACCCTGTGGCACATCACCGGCTGGGAGTTCGCCGCCCTCGCCCTCGCCGCCCTGCTCGTCGGCTTCTCGAAGACCGCCGTGAGCGGGGCCAACACGGTGAGCCTGGCGATCTTCGCCGCCGTCCTGCCCGCCCGCGCCTCCACCGGCGTCCTACTGCCGGTGCTGATCGCCGGGGACGTGCTCGCCGTGCTCACCTACCGGCGGCACGCGCACTGGCCCACGTTGTGGCGGCTGTTCCCGGCGGTCGCGGTGGGCGTGCTCGCCGGGACGCTGTTCCTGGTGTGGGCGGACGACGAGATCGTACGGACGTCCATCGGGGCCATCCTGCTGCTGATGGCCGGAGTGACGGTGTGGCGCCGTCGCACGGCCGAGGCGGAGGAGGAGCCGGACTCGGTCGTCACCCGGGCGGGCCGCGTCAAGGCCCGCTCCTACGGCGTCCTCGGCGGCTTCACCACCATGGTCGCCAACGCGGGCGGCCCGGTGATGTCGATGTATCTCCTCTCCGCGGGCTTCCGCAAACTCGGCTTCCTGGGCACCTCCGCCTTCTTCTTCCTGATCGTCAACGTCTCCAAGGTGCCCTTCAGCGTCGGCCTCGGCCTGATCGACGGCCGCTCCCTGCTCCTCGACGCCGCCCTCGTGGCGTTCGTCGTGCCCGGCGCGCTCCTCGGCAAATGGGCCGTGAACCGGATCAACCAGAAACTCTTCGAGCAACTGGTGATCGCGGCGACGATCATCGGCGGCCTGCAACTGCTCCTGCGGTAG
- a CDS encoding HAD-IIA family hydrolase: MESVRAVLIDIDGVLTVSWEPLPGAVEALREIRAAGLAVVLVTNTTSRTRASIAATLEDAGFPVTAQDILTAPAATAAYLAEHWPGARCAVLNSGDVREDLGEVRLLDPRDTRTAADVVVVGGAGPEFDYAALDGAFGHLQRGARLVAMHRNLYWRTAEGLRLDSGAFLAGLEQAARVEAEVTGKPSPAFFEAALARVGAGADEAVMVGDDIESDVLAAQRAGVTGVLVRTGKYLPETHHAASGTPDHVIDSFADLPALLGLSR, translated from the coding sequence ATGGAGTCCGTGCGTGCTGTCCTGATCGACATCGACGGGGTGCTCACCGTCTCGTGGGAGCCGTTGCCCGGGGCGGTCGAGGCGCTGCGGGAGATCCGTGCGGCCGGGCTGGCGGTGGTGCTGGTCACCAACACGACGTCCCGGACGCGGGCGTCGATCGCGGCGACGCTGGAGGACGCCGGGTTCCCCGTGACGGCTCAAGACATCCTGACCGCGCCCGCCGCCACCGCCGCGTATCTCGCCGAGCACTGGCCGGGCGCCCGGTGTGCCGTGCTGAACAGCGGGGACGTCCGGGAGGATCTCGGCGAGGTCCGGCTGCTGGATCCGCGGGACACGCGGACGGCCGCGGACGTCGTGGTCGTCGGCGGGGCCGGACCCGAGTTCGACTACGCGGCGCTGGACGGGGCCTTCGGCCATCTCCAGCGCGGGGCCCGGCTGGTGGCGATGCACCGCAACCTGTATTGGCGTACCGCCGAGGGGCTGCGGCTCGACTCCGGTGCCTTCCTGGCCGGCCTGGAGCAGGCCGCGCGGGTGGAGGCCGAGGTCACCGGCAAGCCGTCGCCGGCGTTCTTCGAGGCGGCGCTGGCACGGGTGGGGGCCGGCGCGGACGAGGCGGTGATGGTGGGGGACGACATCGAGTCCGACGTCCTCGCGGCACAGCGGGCCGGGGTCACCGGGGTGCTGGTGAGGACGGGCAAGTACCTGCCCGAGACCCATCACGCGGCGAGCGGCACGCCCGACCACGTGATCGATTCCTTCGCGGATCTTCCGGCGCTGCTGGGCCTGTCCCGATAA
- a CDS encoding cobalt-precorrin-6A reductase: MPRSTPHVLILGGTAEARELAALLTARSGLRVTTSLAGRVSRPGTVTGDVRIGGFGGADGLADWLRDQRVDALVDATHPFAESITANAARAAAATGVPSVVLRRPGWRPEPGDRWHPVASLAEAAALLPTLGRRVLLTTGRLGLAAFAHLTDLHFVVRSVELPDPPMPPHTEVLLARGPFTVADEAALLGAHCIDVLVTKDSGGTATAAKLTAARHLALPVVVVRRPALPPGVTAVPDVASVREWLALDPL, encoded by the coding sequence ATGCCCCGCTCGACCCCCCACGTGCTGATCCTCGGCGGCACCGCCGAGGCACGCGAACTCGCCGCCCTGCTCACGGCACGCTCCGGCCTCCGCGTCACCACCTCCCTCGCGGGCCGCGTGTCCCGGCCGGGGACGGTCACCGGAGACGTACGCATCGGCGGATTCGGCGGGGCGGACGGGCTGGCCGACTGGCTGCGCGACCAGCGCGTGGACGCCCTCGTCGACGCCACGCATCCCTTCGCCGAGTCGATCACCGCCAACGCGGCACGGGCCGCGGCGGCGACCGGGGTGCCGTCGGTCGTGCTGCGCCGCCCCGGCTGGCGCCCCGAGCCGGGCGACCGCTGGCACCCGGTCGCCTCCCTGGCCGAGGCGGCGGCCCTGCTCCCGACACTCGGCCGCCGGGTCCTGCTGACCACCGGCCGCCTCGGACTCGCCGCCTTCGCCCACCTGACGGACCTTCACTTCGTGGTCCGGTCCGTGGAGTTGCCCGACCCTCCGATGCCCCCGCACACCGAAGTGCTCCTGGCCCGCGGCCCGTTCACCGTCGCCGACGAAGCGGCCCTCCTGGGCGCCCACTGCATCGACGTCCTCGTCACCAAGGACAGCGGCGGAACCGCCACAGCGGCCAAACTCACAGCCGCCCGCCACCTCGCGCTCCCGGTCGTGGTCGTACGACGCCCCGCGCTGCCCCCGGGCGTCACCGCCGTCCCCGACGTGGCGTCCGTCCGGGAGTGGCTCGCGCTGGATCCGCTGTGA